A part of Flavobacteriaceae bacterium GSB9 genomic DNA contains:
- a CDS encoding alanine dehydrogenase: MAKSLSPFTKQQLLPQEETLEILKKKGELFIGIPKETAFQEKRVCLTPDAVYALTSNGHRVLMESGAGEGANFSDKDYSEAGAQITKDTNKVFSCPMILKVEPPTLEQIKLINPQTILISALQLKTQSKKYFETLASKRITALAFEFIRDADGNYPAVKSLSEIAGTASVLIASELMANPNSGNGLMFGNISGVPPVEVVILGAGTVGEFATRGALGLGAGVKVFDNSITKLRRLQSHLGRSIFTSTIQPKNLKKALRRCDVVIGAVRGVNRAPIVVTEDLVQSMKKGAIIIDVSIDMGGCFETSEVTTHKNPTFIKHEVVHYCVPNIPAKYPRTSSVSISNMFTPYLLQIGENGGIENSLRFDKGLKNGLYFYHGILTNKSVAEWFNLDYSDINLLIF, from the coding sequence ATGGCCAAATCACTTTCTCCTTTCACAAAGCAACAGCTTTTGCCCCAGGAAGAAACATTAGAAATTTTAAAAAAGAAAGGTGAATTATTTATAGGAATTCCAAAAGAAACGGCATTTCAGGAAAAACGGGTTTGCCTAACTCCAGATGCCGTTTACGCCTTAACAAGTAATGGCCATAGGGTTTTAATGGAATCTGGTGCTGGAGAAGGCGCTAATTTTAGCGACAAAGATTACAGTGAAGCTGGAGCACAAATAACGAAAGACACCAATAAAGTTTTTTCATGCCCAATGATTCTTAAAGTTGAGCCACCAACGCTTGAGCAAATAAAACTTATTAATCCACAAACTATCTTAATTTCTGCCCTGCAATTAAAAACACAGTCTAAAAAGTATTTTGAAACACTAGCTTCAAAACGGATTACGGCTTTAGCTTTTGAATTTATCAGGGATGCCGATGGTAACTACCCCGCAGTAAAATCCTTAAGCGAAATTGCAGGTACAGCTTCTGTTTTAATTGCTTCCGAATTAATGGCTAACCCAAACAGCGGTAACGGGTTGATGTTCGGTAATATAAGTGGTGTTCCCCCTGTTGAAGTGGTTATTTTAGGGGCAGGAACGGTTGGTGAGTTTGCCACCCGTGGAGCTCTCGGTTTGGGTGCAGGCGTTAAGGTTTTTGATAATTCTATTACTAAATTAAGGCGGCTTCAATCTCATTTAGGACGTTCTATTTTCACCTCTACCATTCAACCAAAAAATTTGAAAAAAGCCCTTAGGCGATGCGACGTTGTAATTGGAGCTGTACGTGGTGTTAATCGCGCTCCTATTGTGGTAACGGAAGATTTGGTCCAATCGATGAAAAAAGGCGCTATCATTATTGATGTCAGCATTGATATGGGAGGCTGTTTCGAGACTAGTGAGGTCACTACCCATAAAAACCCTACCTTCATAAAACACGAGGTGGTACATTACTGTGTTCCCAATATTCCGGCCAAGTATCCCCGAACCTCTTCGGTTTCAATAAGTAATATGTTTACGCCTTATTTATTACAAATTGGTGAAAATGGCGGCATTGAAAATTCTTTGAGATTTGACAAGGGTTTAAAAAATGGGTTGTATTTTTACCACGGCATTTTAACGAACAAATCTGTTGCTGAATGGTTCAATCTCGACTACAGCGACATTAACTTGCTCATATTTTAA
- a CDS encoding TonB-dependent receptor has product MSKHLLLFFGLLVSVLGFSQEYYSISGSVKDSDNNPIAFANVILLVNEGSEPHMGVTTNDLGEFEINGIASGSYLLQITFLGYEAFSKEALISKNITLGNIVLKENLQELDGVTVMATRPTVKRLVDRLVFNVENSTLSNTNALDVLKHTPGVIVNDNKITVKQTTPTVYINDRRVHLSINEIQQLLEGTSATNIKSIEVITNPPAKYEAEGGSVLNIVTNKNLVAGYNGSLFGNYKQGKEFPKYTFGTSHFFKTKKLNTYLNYSISPRKDYRNNDEYVNFIENEQIVTSWETDYKRIREKANQNINVNIDYEFNDNNSLAFSTSMLLAPRENSKTFAYSNTNVFDANKVLDSSFLTTNRIVDETFNFAFTLDYLHKFKTEGEKLMISAHHTNYDFSNFQNVDTDYLFPDESLIRTNRFQTFTSKEIKLYTGQADYVLPIKNSGLFEAGLKYSNISSENILTQYAFENDVRFEDFENSDTFLYDEANYAFYASFAKDWETWSLKLGLRTELTEVKGNSISSGIVNKNNYTKFFPSVYISHQLDEKNEVYFNYNKRIYRPRYGQLNPFKYFLNDNVYVTGDPNLKPQVDDSFILGYTLNKKYTLEAFYRYENNPAIEILFQDNDENILKYINTNIDKSLSYGLDFTTYTAIVKRWSIYVLSSLFYYDNYFYAAESGNKLESNSKWSFYGRIDNYFSFLKDHSLTAELSYYYISSIADGPSTISDLSSLDFNLRKVLWNNRASISAGITDMFNSQYVTQTNRYLNQDVTINSRLENRLFTLGFNYKFGNFNLKNTQKNIELKERERLREKN; this is encoded by the coding sequence ATGTCCAAACACCTTCTTTTGTTTTTTGGGTTATTAGTCTCTGTTTTAGGTTTCTCTCAAGAATATTACAGTATATCGGGTAGCGTTAAAGATTCAGATAACAACCCTATTGCCTTTGCCAATGTTATTTTATTGGTTAATGAAGGAAGTGAACCCCATATGGGTGTCACCACTAACGATTTGGGTGAATTTGAAATTAATGGAATAGCTTCGGGAAGTTATCTTTTACAAATAACGTTTTTGGGTTATGAAGCGTTTTCAAAAGAAGCGTTAATAAGTAAAAATATAACCTTGGGTAACATTGTACTCAAAGAAAATTTACAGGAGCTAGATGGGGTAACGGTTATGGCAACAAGGCCTACGGTTAAGCGTCTTGTAGACCGTTTGGTTTTTAATGTTGAAAACTCAACATTGTCTAATACAAATGCGTTGGATGTTTTAAAACATACTCCAGGCGTTATAGTCAACGACAATAAAATTACCGTTAAACAAACTACACCAACCGTTTATATAAACGATAGGCGGGTGCACCTTTCTATTAATGAAATCCAACAACTTTTGGAAGGGACCTCGGCTACAAATATTAAATCAATTGAGGTGATTACAAATCCCCCAGCAAAATATGAAGCAGAGGGTGGTTCGGTATTAAATATTGTAACTAATAAAAATTTAGTTGCCGGGTATAACGGAAGTTTATTTGGCAATTATAAGCAAGGTAAGGAGTTTCCTAAATATACGTTTGGTACCAGTCATTTTTTTAAAACCAAAAAACTGAATACCTATTTAAATTACAGTATAAGTCCGCGAAAAGATTATAGAAACAATGACGAGTATGTCAATTTTATTGAAAATGAACAAATAGTAACCAGTTGGGAAACGGATTATAAGCGTATTCGCGAAAAGGCAAACCAAAATATCAATGTCAATATTGATTATGAATTTAATGATAATAATAGTTTAGCATTTTCTACAAGCATGTTATTAGCACCACGAGAAAATAGCAAGACTTTCGCTTACTCTAATACGAATGTTTTTGATGCCAATAAAGTATTAGACTCAAGTTTTTTAACGACAAACCGAATTGTTGACGAAACATTCAACTTTGCATTTACCCTAGATTACCTTCATAAATTTAAAACCGAAGGCGAAAAATTAATGATTAGTGCGCACCATACAAATTACGATTTTTCTAATTTCCAAAATGTAGATACCGATTATTTGTTTCCAGATGAATCTTTAATTAGAACCAATAGGTTTCAAACCTTTACCAGCAAAGAAATAAAACTTTATACAGGGCAAGCAGATTATGTTTTACCTATAAAAAACTCCGGACTTTTTGAGGCGGGGTTAAAATATTCTAATATTAGTTCTGAAAACATTTTAACACAATATGCTTTTGAAAATGACGTGAGGTTTGAGGATTTCGAAAATTCAGATACTTTTCTTTACGATGAAGCAAACTATGCGTTTTATGCGAGTTTTGCAAAAGATTGGGAGACATGGAGTTTAAAATTAGGGCTGCGAACAGAATTAACAGAAGTGAAGGGGAATTCCATATCTTCAGGAATAGTTAATAAAAATAATTATACCAAGTTTTTTCCCTCGGTTTACATTTCACATCAATTAGATGAAAAAAATGAAGTTTATTTTAATTATAACAAACGTATTTATCGACCAAGGTACGGTCAGTTAAACCCATTTAAGTATTTCTTAAATGACAATGTATATGTAACCGGTGATCCTAATTTAAAACCACAAGTAGATGATAGTTTTATTTTGGGATATACCTTGAACAAAAAGTACACATTAGAAGCTTTTTATCGATATGAAAATAATCCTGCCATAGAGATTTTATTTCAAGACAATGATGAGAATATTTTAAAATATATAAATACCAATATCGACAAAAGCTTGTCTTATGGATTGGATTTTACAACATATACAGCGATTGTAAAACGATGGAGCATTTATGTGCTTTCATCCTTATTTTATTATGACAATTATTTTTATGCTGCAGAAAGTGGCAATAAATTGGAATCTAATAGTAAATGGTCGTTTTACGGTAGAATAGATAATTATTTTAGTTTTTTAAAAGACCACAGTTTAACGGCAGAATTATCCTATTACTACATATCATCAATTGCTGATGGTCCATCAACAATTAGTGACTTGTCGAGTTTAGATTTTAATTTAAGAAAAGTATTGTGGAACAATAGAGCCTCTATATCTGCTGGTATTACCGATATGTTTAATTCACAATATGTAACCCAAACCAATAGATATTTAAATCAAGATGTAACTATCAACTCTAGGTTAGAGAACCGGTTGTTTACTTTGGGATTTAACTATAAATTCGGAAATTTTAATTTAAAGAACACTCAAAAGAATATCGAACTCAAAGAACGGGAAAGATTGAGAGAAAAAAATTAA
- the tsaE gene encoding tRNA (adenosine(37)-N6)-threonylcarbamoyltransferase complex ATPase subunit type 1 TsaE has translation MKICYSLIEIEHVAEKIIKDSKSKTLLFYGEMGAGKTTLIKNIVKALGSNDEASSPTFSIVNEYKTKNDKIYHFDLYRVNDLEEAYNFGIEDYLESDYWKLIEWPEKIEPILDASHNKIKLELDAENHRVLTLE, from the coding sequence TTGAAAATTTGTTACAGCCTAATCGAAATTGAGCACGTTGCTGAAAAAATTATAAAAGATTCTAAATCAAAAACGTTGCTATTTTATGGTGAGATGGGCGCTGGTAAAACAACACTCATTAAAAACATTGTAAAAGCTTTGGGCAGTAATGACGAAGCCAGTAGCCCTACTTTTTCAATTGTTAATGAATATAAAACTAAAAATGATAAAATTTATCATTTCGATTTATATCGAGTTAACGATTTAGAGGAGGCTTATAATTTTGGAATTGAAGATTATTTAGAATCTGATTATTGGAAGCTGATTGAGTGGCCCGAAAAAATTGAGCCGATCTTAGATGCTTCGCACAATAAAATAAAACTAGAATTAGACGCAGAAAACCATAGGGTTTTAACTCTTGAGTAA
- a CDS encoding bifunctional response regulator/alkaline phosphatase family protein, whose translation MIKILWVDDEIDLLKPHILFLEKKDYAVTTCKSGSEAIDVLEDENFDIVFLDENMPGLTGLETLNAIKEKKDSLPVVMITKSEEEYIMEEAIGNKIADYLIKPVNPNQILLSLKKNLDHSRLVSEKTTSNYQQEFRKIAMDMAMVNSYEEWVNLYQKLIYWEIQLEDIEDVGMFEILESQKVEANIQFGKFIEKNYADWFQSNNDAPIMSHTLFKERVVPEISKEQPTLLVVIDNLRYDQWKVFEPIINNYFKKENEEAFFSILPTATQYARNAIFSGLMPSDMEKLFPQFWKNDTDEGGKNLHEQDFLDTQIKRLGLTQLEYEYHKITNLKTGKKLADNFNALKKNDLTVVVYNFVDMLSHSKTEMEVVKELASNDKAYRSLALSWFKNSPLLEMIQQAQRSGFKLILTTDHGTINVKNPSKVIGDRDTSLNLRYKTGKSLTFDNKDVFVSKNPKELHLPSINMSSSYIFAKSDLFFAYPNNYNHYVSYYRNTYQHGGVSLEEMIIPFVVLSPK comes from the coding sequence ATGATAAAAATACTTTGGGTTGATGACGAAATTGATTTACTAAAACCACATATTTTATTTCTGGAAAAAAAAGATTATGCAGTTACCACCTGTAAAAGTGGATCGGAAGCTATCGATGTGCTAGAAGATGAAAATTTCGATATCGTATTTTTAGATGAAAACATGCCCGGGCTCACAGGCTTAGAAACCCTGAATGCCATTAAAGAAAAAAAAGACAGCCTTCCGGTGGTGATGATCACCAAAAGTGAGGAAGAATATATTATGGAAGAAGCCATAGGCAACAAAATTGCCGACTATCTCATAAAACCTGTTAACCCTAACCAAATCCTATTAAGTTTAAAAAAGAACTTAGACCACTCGCGTTTAGTTTCAGAGAAAACCACCTCAAACTATCAGCAAGAGTTTAGGAAAATTGCCATGGATATGGCTATGGTAAATAGTTACGAAGAATGGGTTAACCTTTACCAAAAGTTGATTTATTGGGAAATCCAACTTGAGGATATTGAAGATGTGGGCATGTTTGAAATTTTAGAATCCCAAAAAGTAGAAGCCAACATTCAGTTTGGAAAATTTATAGAGAAAAACTATGCCGACTGGTTTCAGTCCAACAACGATGCCCCCATAATGTCGCACACGCTTTTCAAAGAGCGTGTTGTTCCAGAAATAAGTAAAGAGCAACCCACACTTTTGGTTGTTATTGATAATCTGCGTTATGATCAATGGAAAGTTTTCGAACCGATAATCAACAATTATTTCAAAAAAGAAAACGAAGAAGCATTTTTTAGCATTTTACCAACAGCTACACAATACGCAAGAAATGCTATTTTTTCTGGTTTGATGCCAAGTGATATGGAAAAACTGTTTCCTCAATTTTGGAAAAACGACACCGATGAAGGTGGAAAAAATTTGCACGAACAAGATTTTCTGGATACTCAAATAAAGCGCTTAGGGCTGACCCAACTGGAATACGAATATCACAAAATAACCAACCTTAAGACAGGAAAAAAATTAGCCGATAATTTCAATGCGCTTAAAAAGAACGATTTAACGGTTGTGGTTTACAACTTTGTTGACATGCTATCACACTCTAAAACCGAAATGGAAGTTGTTAAAGAATTAGCATCCAACGATAAAGCCTATCGATCATTAGCCCTAAGTTGGTTTAAAAACTCACCGCTACTGGAAATGATTCAGCAAGCGCAGCGTTCGGGGTTTAAACTTATTTTAACTACCGACCATGGGACCATAAATGTTAAAAATCCGTCAAAAGTTATTGGTGATAGAGACACCAGTTTAAATTTAAGGTACAAAACAGGTAAAAGCCTAACTTTCGACAATAAGGATGTTTTTGTTTCTAAAAACCCTAAAGAACTGCATTTACCAAGCATAAACATGAGCAGTTCTTATATTTTCGCAAAAAGCGATTTATTTTTTGCTTACCCCAACAATTATAATCACTACGTAAGTTATTACCGGAACACCTATCAGCATGGTGGCGTATCGTTAGAAGAAATGATAATTCCCTTTGTGGTGCTAAGCCCTAAATAA
- a CDS encoding HD domain-containing protein, whose amino-acid sequence MNKLKILNDPIYGFITIPNSLIFDLIQHKYFQRLRRITQMGMSYLVYPGAHHTRFHHAIGCMHLMQQAVNILRFKGVAISKDEENALYIAILLHDIGHGPFSHAMEHSIVNNVSHEEISLFFMQRLNEEFNGSLTLAIEIFKGKYPKKFMCQLVSGQLDMDRADYLKRDSFYTGVAEGNINSERLITMLNVVNDELVVEEKGIYSVEKFLVARRLMYWQVYLHKTGLVAEQLLIRVLKRAKELYDSGEQLAASKALLYFFENKITIENFDNQTLDVFSRLDDFDVISAMKGWQDHDDFVLSNLCEMIINRDLLKIKVKKKPAKEGSLNKHVKALVDKYKITEELARYFVFTGNISNQAYHIKHKGINILHKSGKIEDIVKASDQLNLKALSKPVTKYYICYPKRKL is encoded by the coding sequence TTGAACAAACTTAAAATATTAAACGACCCAATTTACGGATTTATTACTATTCCGAATTCGTTAATTTTTGATTTAATACAGCATAAATACTTTCAGCGTTTACGTAGAATTACCCAAATGGGGATGTCCTATTTGGTATATCCGGGTGCCCATCATACTCGCTTTCATCATGCCATTGGTTGTATGCATTTAATGCAACAAGCAGTGAATATACTTCGTTTTAAGGGTGTTGCGATTTCTAAAGACGAAGAAAACGCACTTTATATCGCCATTCTATTACACGATATTGGGCATGGGCCATTTTCGCATGCCATGGAACACAGTATTGTAAATAATGTGTCGCATGAAGAAATTTCGTTGTTTTTCATGCAGCGTTTAAATGAAGAATTTAACGGAAGTTTAACGCTTGCCATCGAAATTTTCAAGGGTAAATACCCCAAAAAGTTTATGTGCCAATTAGTTTCTGGTCAACTCGACATGGATCGCGCCGATTACCTTAAACGTGATAGTTTTTATACCGGTGTAGCCGAGGGCAATATAAATAGCGAACGCTTAATTACAATGTTAAATGTAGTGAATGACGAATTGGTTGTTGAGGAGAAAGGCATTTACAGTGTTGAGAAGTTTTTGGTGGCGCGCCGTTTAATGTATTGGCAGGTATATTTGCATAAAACTGGCTTAGTGGCAGAGCAGTTGCTTATAAGGGTTTTAAAAAGAGCTAAGGAACTCTACGATTCTGGAGAACAATTGGCGGCCAGCAAAGCTCTTTTGTATTTTTTTGAAAATAAAATAACTATTGAAAATTTTGATAATCAAACATTAGATGTATTCTCCCGACTTGATGATTTTGATGTGATTTCTGCTATGAAGGGCTGGCAAGACCATGACGATTTTGTGCTCAGTAATTTGTGCGAAATGATTATTAACAGAGACTTGTTAAAAATAAAAGTTAAAAAGAAACCAGCTAAGGAAGGTAGCCTAAACAAGCACGTTAAGGCGTTAGTGGACAAATATAAAATAACTGAAGAACTGGCGCGATATTTTGTGTTTACAGGCAATATTTCCAATCAAGCATATCATATAAAACATAAAGGAATAAACATTTTGCACAAATCGGGTAAAATTGAAGATATCGTTAAGGCGTCCGATCAACTTAACCTAAAAGCACTGTCAAAACCAGTAACCAAATATTATATATGTTATCCCAAGCGTAAACTTTAA
- the lpxD gene encoding UDP-3-O-(3-hydroxymyristoyl)glucosamine N-acyltransferase gives MKFTAQQIAGILEGDVVGNPEVEVSKIAKIEEGFEGSLTFLANPKYTPHIYKTKASITIVNKTFSPEDSLTTTLIKVDDAYLAFSKILEYYNAVKLNKFGIEEPSFISKSSKYGDNVYIGAFSYIGENVVIGNNVKIFPNSFVGDNVVLNDNTIVFSGAKIYSETVIGKNCIINAGVVIGADGFGYAPNEDGSYSKVPQTGNVIIEDFVDVGAATTIDRATFGSTIIRTGVKLDNQIQIGHNVEIGKNTVIAAQTGIAGSTKIGKNCQIGGQVGIVGHITIGDNVRVQAQSGIGRNVKDNEILQGSPAIKLSDYNKSYVHFKNLPNIVKNINELEKNKWE, from the coding sequence GTGAAATTTACAGCACAGCAAATAGCGGGGATATTAGAAGGCGATGTAGTTGGAAACCCTGAGGTAGAAGTATCTAAAATAGCTAAAATAGAAGAAGGTTTTGAGGGTTCGCTTACATTTTTGGCTAACCCCAAATACACACCACACATATACAAAACCAAGGCTTCAATAACCATCGTTAATAAAACTTTTAGCCCCGAAGACAGCCTAACCACCACATTGATAAAAGTTGATGATGCCTATTTAGCATTTTCTAAAATTTTAGAGTATTACAACGCCGTCAAACTCAATAAATTTGGAATTGAAGAGCCTTCTTTTATTTCAAAATCATCAAAATACGGTGATAACGTTTATATAGGAGCCTTCAGTTATATTGGCGAAAACGTAGTAATTGGCAACAATGTTAAAATATTTCCCAATAGTTTTGTAGGCGATAATGTGGTGTTAAACGATAACACCATTGTTTTTTCAGGTGCCAAAATTTATTCGGAAACTGTAATTGGTAAAAACTGTATTATTAATGCAGGCGTGGTAATCGGAGCCGATGGCTTTGGTTACGCCCCCAATGAAGATGGTAGTTACAGTAAGGTGCCGCAAACCGGAAATGTAATAATTGAAGATTTTGTTGATGTTGGTGCTGCTACAACTATCGATCGTGCTACATTTGGTTCAACTATAATTAGAACAGGGGTAAAATTGGATAACCAAATTCAAATTGGCCACAATGTTGAAATTGGAAAAAACACAGTAATTGCAGCCCAAACTGGCATTGCGGGATCAACAAAAATAGGAAAGAACTGCCAAATAGGAGGGCAAGTAGGTATTGTTGGTCATATTACTATTGGCGATAATGTAAGGGTACAGGCCCAATCTGGTATAGGACGAAATGTTAAAGACAATGAAATTTTACAAGGCTCGCCAGCTATAAAACTTAGCGATTATAATAAATCTTATGTTCATTTCAAGAACTTACCAAATATTGTAAAAAATATAAATGAATTAGAAAAAAATAAATGGGAATAA
- a CDS encoding bifunctional UDP-3-O-[3-hydroxymyristoyl] N-acetylglucosamine deacetylase/3-hydroxyacyl-ACP dehydratase translates to MGIINTEIKQKTIKEEISLTGVGLHTGKDVTLTFKPAEANFGLAFKRIDLEGEPVIEADANYVTNTQRGTCIEKNGVVIQTSEHVLAALVGMDVDNVIIELNASEPPIMDGSSKFFVEALEKVGVEEQEAFREEFEITDIVSYVDEESGSEILVMPAKEYQITTMVDFGTKVLGTQNATLNQISDFKKDIANSRTFSFLHEIEMLLENGLIKGGDLNNAIVYVDKELSPKTMDKLRVAFKKDNIAVKPNGILDNLTLHHPNEAARHKLLDVLGDLALVGTRIRGKVIANKPGHFVNTQFAKKLSKIIKNERRNNVPNIDLNQPPLMDVTQIMAMLPHRQPFLLIDKVFELSEKHVIATKNVTMNEEFFKGHFPGAPVMPGVLIVEAMAQTGGILVLNTVPDPENYLTFFMKMDNVKFKQKVMPGDTLIFNCTLITPIRRGICHMQGYAYSNGKLCAEAELMAQISKVK, encoded by the coding sequence ATGGGAATAATTAATACTGAAATCAAACAAAAAACCATTAAAGAAGAAATTTCTTTAACGGGAGTTGGATTGCACACAGGAAAAGATGTAACCCTAACCTTTAAGCCTGCTGAAGCAAATTTTGGATTAGCCTTTAAACGTATTGATTTAGAGGGCGAACCAGTTATTGAGGCCGATGCCAATTATGTTACCAACACCCAGCGTGGTACATGCATTGAAAAAAACGGTGTTGTAATACAAACTTCAGAGCACGTTTTGGCTGCGTTAGTAGGAATGGATGTAGACAATGTTATTATCGAACTGAATGCTTCCGAACCACCAATTATGGATGGTTCTTCTAAGTTTTTTGTTGAAGCCCTAGAAAAAGTAGGTGTTGAAGAGCAAGAAGCTTTCCGTGAAGAGTTTGAAATAACAGATATTGTATCTTATGTCGATGAAGAATCAGGTAGTGAAATATTGGTTATGCCCGCAAAGGAATACCAAATCACTACCATGGTAGATTTTGGAACAAAAGTTTTGGGCACACAAAATGCAACACTCAATCAAATTTCAGACTTTAAAAAGGATATAGCTAACTCCCGAACGTTTAGTTTCCTACACGAAATTGAAATGCTACTTGAGAATGGCCTAATAAAAGGAGGTGATTTAAATAACGCCATTGTTTATGTTGATAAAGAGTTATCTCCCAAAACGATGGATAAGTTAAGGGTGGCTTTCAAAAAAGATAATATTGCCGTTAAACCCAATGGAATATTGGACAACCTAACTCTTCACCATCCCAACGAAGCTGCCAGACACAAACTACTTGATGTTTTAGGTGATTTAGCTTTAGTTGGCACTCGAATTAGAGGAAAAGTTATAGCCAATAAGCCAGGGCATTTTGTAAATACACAGTTTGCCAAAAAATTGTCTAAAATAATTAAAAACGAGCGTCGTAACAATGTACCAAACATAGATTTGAACCAACCTCCGCTAATGGATGTTACCCAAATCATGGCTATGTTACCGCATCGTCAGCCGTTTTTGCTAATCGATAAGGTTTTCGAACTGTCTGAAAAACACGTTATAGCCACAAAAAATGTGACCATGAACGAAGAGTTCTTCAAAGGACATTTTCCAGGTGCTCCAGTAATGCCCGGCGTTTTAATTGTAGAGGCTATGGCACAAACAGGTGGTATTTTGGTGCTGAATACGGTTCCTGACCCAGAAAACTATTTAACATTTTTCATGAAAATGGATAATGTGAAATTCAAACAAAAAGTAATGCCTGGCGACACGCTAATATTTAATTGTACATTAATCACACCAATACGTCGCGGTATATGCCATATGCAGGGGTATGCATACTCCAACGGAAAGCTTTGTGCAGAAGCAGAGTTAATGGCACAAATTTCAAAAGTTAAATAA
- the lpxA gene encoding acyl-ACP--UDP-N-acetylglucosamine O-acyltransferase has translation MNQPLAYVHPGAKIAKNVVIEPFATIHNNVKIGEGTWIGSNVTIMEGARIGKNCNIFPGSVISAVPQDLKYNDEETTVEIGDNVTIRECVTINRGTADRMKTVVGNNCLIMAYCHIAHDCVVGNNCIFSNNSTLAGHITIGDYVVLAGMTAVHQFVSVGNHAFVTGGSLVRKDVPPYVKAAREPLSYVGINSVGLRRRGFTTEKIREIQDIFRILYQKNYNNTQAAEIIEAEMEATPERDEILQFIRNSHRGIMKGYFKSN, from the coding sequence ATGAATCAACCCTTAGCATACGTGCACCCTGGTGCCAAGATTGCAAAAAATGTGGTTATTGAGCCTTTTGCCACCATACACAACAATGTAAAAATAGGCGAGGGCACCTGGATTGGCAGTAACGTAACCATTATGGAAGGTGCGCGTATTGGGAAAAACTGTAATATTTTTCCAGGTTCTGTGATTTCCGCAGTGCCCCAAGACCTAAAATATAACGACGAAGAAACAACCGTAGAGATTGGCGATAACGTGACCATTCGCGAATGTGTTACCATAAATAGAGGTACAGCAGACCGTATGAAAACCGTGGTAGGCAACAACTGTTTAATAATGGCCTATTGCCATATAGCACATGATTGTGTCGTAGGTAATAATTGTATTTTTTCCAACAATAGTACTTTGGCAGGGCACATTACCATTGGTGATTATGTGGTGTTGGCAGGTATGACGGCTGTTCATCAATTTGTTTCCGTAGGAAACCATGCCTTTGTAACTGGCGGGTCTTTGGTAAGAAAAGATGTGCCTCCTTATGTAAAGGCAGCACGCGAACCACTTTCATATGTTGGAATTAATTCCGTTGGTTTACGCAGACGTGGATTTACAACCGAAAAAATCAGGGAAATTCAAGATATTTTCAGGATTCTCTATCAAAAAAATTATAATAATACACAGGCGGCTGAAATCATTGAAGCCGAAATGGAAGCCACACCAGAACGCGATGAAATACTTCAATTTATAAGAAATTCGCACCGTGGCATAATGAAAGGATATTTTAAATCAAATTAA
- the efp gene encoding elongation factor P, with amino-acid sequence MATTSDIRNGLCIRYNNDIYKIVEFLHVKPGKGPAFVRTKLKSVTTGKVIDNTFSAGHKLDDVRVETHKFQYLYNDGEFYHFMNEADYTQIRLLEAALDRPDLMKEGEVVTVLINTEDNAPLSVEMPASVILEVTHTEPGVKGNTATNATKPATVETGAEVNVPLFINEGDKIKVETEKGTYKERVKE; translated from the coding sequence ATGGCAACAACATCAGATATTCGAAACGGATTATGCATAAGATATAATAACGATATCTATAAAATAGTAGAATTTTTACACGTAAAGCCAGGTAAGGGCCCAGCTTTTGTTAGAACAAAATTAAAAAGTGTAACGACAGGAAAGGTTATCGATAATACATTTTCAGCCGGACACAAATTGGATGATGTTCGCGTAGAAACCCATAAATTCCAATATTTATATAACGACGGTGAATTCTATCATTTTATGAATGAAGCCGATTACACTCAAATCCGCCTACTTGAAGCCGCTTTAGACCGACCGGATTTAATGAAAGAAGGTGAGGTTGTGACAGTATTAATCAATACAGAAGACAATGCACCGCTTTCAGTTGAAATGCCAGCTAGCGTTATTTTAGAGGTAACCCATACAGAACCAGGTGTAAAAGGTAACACGGCAACTAATGCTACCAAACCTGCAACTGTTGAAACGGGAGCCGAAGTCAATGTACCGTTGTTCATTAATGAAGGTGATAAAATTAAAGTAGAGACCGAAAAGGGAACTTATAAAGAACGCGTAAAAGAATAA